One Mercurialis annua linkage group LG3, ddMerAnnu1.2, whole genome shotgun sequence DNA window includes the following coding sequences:
- the LOC126672555 gene encoding uncharacterized protein LOC126672555, whose translation MAPYEALYECKCRSLFVGKSRHKSYADLKRKDFEFQVGDYVFLRVSPMKGVVRFGIKGKLSPRFVGPYVITKRVGAVSYRLALPLDMSLVHPVIHVSMLQKCVSDPSHVIVPQNVEIDQELSYEEQPIEIVDTQRSSLGRRSPT comes from the exons atggcaccttatgaggctttgtatgaGTGCAAGTGTCGGTCTCTATttgttgggaagag tcggcacaagagttatgctgaCCTTAAGAGGAAGGATTTCGAGTTTCAGGTTGGCGACtatgtgtttcttcgggtttcgcctatgaagggcgttgtgcgttttggtatTAAGGGGAAGTTATCACCGAGGTTCGTTGGTCCGTATGTGATTACGAAGAGAGTTGGAGCAgtttcttatcgtttggctCTGCCACTagacatgtctttggtgcatCCAGTAATCCATGTTTCGATGTTGCAGaagtgcgtttctgatccttctcatgTGATTGTACCACAAaatgttgagattgaccaagagttgtCATATGAGGAGCAGCCtattgagattgttgatacgcag AGGAGttcacttgggagacggagtccgacataa